In Elephas maximus indicus isolate mEleMax1 chromosome 7, mEleMax1 primary haplotype, whole genome shotgun sequence, the following proteins share a genomic window:
- the LOC126080306 gene encoding olfactory receptor 8K5-like, whose amino-acid sequence MDQKNLTVMTEFILIGVTRRPELQLPLLGVFLLIYMITVMGNLGLIILTKVDSRLHTPMYFFIRHLAVIDLGNSTVICPKMLVTFVVNKNTISYYECATQLAFFILFIISELFILSAMAYDRYVAICNPLLYNVIMSPRRCHVLVGIPYIHSIFQSLMFTIKIFTLTFCGSNVISHFYCDDVPLIPMLCSNAQEVQLLIIMFSAFNLISSLLVVLLSYLLILIAIFRMHSAEGRRKAFSTCGSHLTVVVVFYGSLLFMYVQPKSAHSFDTDKMASVFYTLVIPMLNPLIYSLRNKEVKSAFYRAIKNPCNLCI is encoded by the coding sequence ATGGACCAAAAGAACCTAACTGTGATGACCGAATTCATTCTTATTGGAGTCACAAGGCGCCCTGAACTGCAGCTGCCCCTTTTGGGGGTCTTCCTCCTCATCTACATGATCACAGTGATGGGAAACCTAGGCCTGATCATCCTGACCAAGGTGGACTCCCGCCTACATActcctatgtattttttcatcaGACACCTGGCCGTCATTGATCTTGGTAATTCTACTGTCATTTGTCCCAAGATGCTGGTAACTTTTGTTGTGAATAAAAATACCATTTCTTATTATGAATGTGCCACACAGctggctttcttcattttgttcattATCAGTGAACTTTTCATCTTGTcggccatggcctatgaccgctatgtggccatctgtaaccctctgctctacaatGTTATCATGTCCCCAAGACGTTGCCATGTGCTTGTGGGTATTCCATACATTCATAGTATCTTTCAGTCTCTGATGTTCACCATTAAGATTTTCACTTTGACCTTCTGTGGCTCTAATGTCATCAGTCATTTCTATTGTGATGATGTCCCCTTGATACCTATGCTCTGCTCAAATGCACAAGAGGTACAGTTGTTGATCATAATGTTTTCAGCATTTAATTTGATATCATCCCTCCTGGTTGTCCTGCTGTCCTACCTGCTGATTCTGATAGCCATATTTCGAATGCATTCTGCTGAGGGCAGGAGAAAAGCTTTCTCCACATGTGGTTCTCATCTGACAGTGGTGGTTGTGTTCTATGGGTCTCTACTGTTCATGTATGTGCAGCCCAAATCTGCTCATTCTTTTGATACTGACAAAATGGCCTCAGTGTTTTACACTTTAGTCATTCCTATGCTTAACCCCTTGATCTACAGCTTAAGgaataaagaagtaaaaagtgCCTTCTACAGGGCCATTAAGAATCCATGCAATCTTTGTATTTAG